In Serinus canaria isolate serCan28SL12 chromosome 5, serCan2020, whole genome shotgun sequence, the following proteins share a genomic window:
- the LOC103826659 gene encoding carbohydrate sulfotransferase 9-like — MNQKVLVLLLPNFVFGIFLFGFLCRRQKTLTDAFSNPTENWLAIQNSRKNTLASVCLKNNLNKPRSKLDSHVANQLFVEHKHKFIYCEVPKVGCSNWKRIIFLLQSDLNAEASEIEHDNIHHTSLIKRLVSYPPALQKEFLSNYTKVMFTRHPLERLVSAYRDKLLHSEPFYSTTIANEIRAMFRKNKNSPEKVSFQEFVNFIIAKPPHTLDIHWKPMFLLCDPCNIHYDIVGKYETLGLDSEHVLKVIGAPKSLQYPSLKRYGSEKRTDGDITLEYLRQLTSEQIEKIKKLYEMDFFLFNYTTKYEDYFSLND, encoded by the exons ATGAACCAGAAGGTGTTAGTTTTACTTCTCCCAAATTTTGtatttggaatatttctttttgggtttttatgtAGGAGACAAAAAACCCTAACAG ATGCTTTTTCCAATCCTACTGAAAATTGGCTGGCAATTCAAAACAGTCGGAAAAACACACTGGCTTCTGTCTGCCTGAAGAATAACCTTAATAAACCCAGAAGCAAATTGGATTCTCATGTTGCAAACCAGCTCTTTGTGGAGCACAAGCATAAATTTATCTACTGTGAGGTGCCTAAGGTAGGCTGTTCCAACTGgaagagaattatttttcttcttcaatcAGACTTGAATGCAGAAGCTTCTGAAATTGAGCATGACAACATCCACCATACTTCACTAATCAAAAGGCTGGTGTCTTACCCTCCTGCCTTACAAAAGGAATTTCTAAGCAATTACACCAAAGTGATGTTCACCAGACATCCCTTGGAACGGCTGGTTTCAGCATACAGAGACAAACTCCTGCACTCTGAACCATTCTACAGTACCACTATTGCTAATGAGATTAGGGCAatgttcaggaaaaataaaaattctcctGAAAAAGTGAGTTTCCAGGAGTTTGTCAACTTCATTATAGCAAAACCACCACATACTCTTGACATTCACTGGAAACCAATGTTTCTGCTCTGTGATCCTTGCAACATTCACTATGATATTGTGGGTAAGTATGAAACTCTTGGGTTGGACTCTGAGCATGTTCTGAAGGTCATTGGTGCTCCAAAGAGCCTGCAATACCCCAGCTTGAAGAGATATGGCTCAGAGAAACGAACTGATGGTGATATCACCTTAGAGTACCTCAGACAACTGACCTCAGAACAAATtgagaagataaaaaaattgtatgaaatggatttttttttgttcaactATACTACAAAATATGAGGATTATTTTTCCCTGAATGACTAA